From a single Fusobacterium ulcerans ATCC 49185 genomic region:
- a CDS encoding linear amide C-N hydrolase, whose protein sequence is MRISIIMFGIIFMLISTFSYACTGITIKTNDDKMIQARTIEYGEGDLNSKIVISPKEKEFQSLTSDGKMNGHKWKAKYGFVGIAIISDLFIGEGINEAGLNAGLFYFPHYGSLTKYNEKISKESVTDMQLVTWILSNFSTVDEVKEGLKKIKVVNIGNDKNGLPLPTAHWRIADASGKNIVLEIINNGEVKIYDNEIGVLTNSPDYEWHLKNLNNYINLYSGNAKDYTMNNHKIFSFGAGTGALGLPGDVTPPSRFIRAFYYLNTMKPANTSLEGIQEAFHILNNFDIPIGAEYPSEYKKDIPDNLLTATQWTSVCSLNDKEIYYKTMSNSQIRKIDLKKIDFSKTKYQILPLDKSFEESISEIDIK, encoded by the coding sequence ATGAGAATAAGTATCATAATGTTTGGAATCATTTTTATGCTGATTTCTACATTTTCTTATGCCTGTACAGGAATAACTATAAAAACTAATGATGATAAAATGATTCAAGCCAGAACAATAGAGTATGGAGAGGGAGATTTGAATAGTAAGATCGTCATATCACCTAAAGAAAAAGAGTTTCAATCTTTAACTTCTGATGGAAAAATGAATGGACACAAATGGAAAGCAAAATATGGATTTGTTGGAATTGCTATTATCTCAGATTTATTTATTGGAGAAGGTATCAATGAAGCTGGACTCAATGCAGGACTTTTTTATTTTCCACATTATGGAAGCCTTACAAAATACAATGAAAAAATTTCAAAAGAATCTGTAACAGATATGCAGCTAGTAACCTGGATACTTTCCAATTTTTCAACTGTTGATGAAGTAAAAGAAGGATTAAAAAAAATTAAAGTGGTAAATATAGGAAATGATAAAAATGGTCTTCCTCTGCCTACAGCACACTGGAGAATTGCAGATGCTTCTGGTAAAAATATAGTTCTTGAAATAATTAATAATGGAGAGGTTAAGATATATGATAATGAAATAGGAGTTTTAACAAATTCCCCTGATTATGAATGGCATTTAAAAAATTTAAATAATTATATCAATCTTTATTCAGGAAATGCAAAAGATTATACTATGAACAATCACAAAATATTTTCATTTGGAGCTGGAACAGGAGCTTTAGGATTACCAGGAGATGTAACACCTCCTTCTAGATTCATCAGAGCTTTTTATTATTTAAATACAATGAAACCTGCAAATACTTCCCTAGAAGGAATACAAGAAGCTTTTCATATTTTAAATAATTTTGATATTCCTATTGGAGCTGAATATCCTTCAGAATATAAAAAAGATATTCCTGATAATCTTTTAACTGCAACTCAATGGACATCAGTATGCAGTTTAAATGATAAAGAAATTTACTATAAAACTATGTCTAACAGTCAAATAAGAAAGATAGATTTGAAAAAAATAGATTTTTCAAAGACAAAATATCAGATACTCCCTTTAGATAAAAGCTTTGAAGAAAGTATTTCAGAAATAGATATAAAATAA
- a CDS encoding autotransporter-associated N-terminal domain-containing protein: MRKNDIEKSLKRFLKRKVSYSLSLLIAFMITGGISFGEGITAEEIQETRGDLLTRIQTEREEIKRKIAENERLIKEYNSDFVELVRKGDFYSKPLIPSTQVFFSYQYLDNGKMKDRTEKEFKETIDAVNKHYGITSGESLLKSTGNVGKDKVMAGNGVVVDNEVFRETIEVGANIKPVEPELPSINPNVSVNVSAPVVSLGALPGTVSPTMPSISTVTAPVVAPPTAPGNLSVNVSTPLAVDKITVTPPSIPTIAAPAEKRIEVNTPTAPGGFEPTTVTAPTAPETPTVIIPDIPDMIIGSSTTGTGDNAWYWKSDGDLGPINQINLTGGTFSARSASSIDNIYITNYAGTTTTTNGTTNYTSDAGDTRDVVNGTATSSVGFYKWCGAPIIRMGSAVTINWEGAGSNRRALLKNDVHGDNATALNTLKNGSSAQTITTAEYNYIASNIYPYHNHTNAGNTDGNGSLTATKIMYGANYGTWNLSGDYINGYEADGHADSSNNRATVFQNYGTIQTLANSSRIALLAYGSENSGYRTFTSVNSGTMIINGKTSAIFAPNRSGTNHEINFLNYGKLVINGGNNVGLYINGSSDGGSTLFMDKPLEIYGDNNIGAYFLTSGFNLNGTNSELKINIGVSDTNVTNIGQSTIGTGNNTILGQVSALIEGNVGISSKFAKALKNHEIKIGTETKSNIGFYGGHTTGIFSLGTGNITIYGGKSNIGIYTDKGDITSSGDITLSGGIGNMAVYSTAAGKTVQVNKINTADIEDSVVVYGENGAKIIAKELNVVSKIGDNPTAADKNDTGAAFAKGAGTTITITRVSPAIEANINITGAKLTDADRYVGFGLMAAEGGVINAKNNYIKVTDGSTAAASIGTNSNIDLSGGTVEFNGSGYAVYSDGVGKINLSNSNIILKGKSTAFDLTLGATSPITLDSNSRIHVESNDVVVFNLKNATGLNTNNLEASITTALGSALGGTSLSSLIVAGEGIDKYKTAAVDGGTIIIGNLDKTGIGAAGETQEQKDGNFYYNRFLGQRLVATATNSTVSAVLNNTQASKFNNQVVGLEMNSSKLAASNAEAGINLVNSTIIADRDGAGAGAIGAFINYGVVNIDGTSLIKVEKENNTVNDKAVGIYAVNGSKVSNNGDIEVGGKESIGILGMAYRETVDGTVVVAEYGSSAQDQGKIDITNSKNITLDGEGSIGIYAYNNNPSGTNADANVSNTANITVGNSGDSAAIGIYGKKAKISNTGNITVGNGGVAIYATKKSEITNLGTLNLSSNGIGVIIDGTSTIATTVTNIVLNSVGEADTSGKTGIFYKGDSGTESKTIGVAVNASALDKGTAIYVENMNVTSSGTLNVGKEGVGIFVKGNSTQTGTNTGNIDLTSGKTGAVGMYTKTANILNGTGGVINVNDVSQIGMYAEGAGSKATNKGKINLNVDKTIGIYVKSGAVTELDVGNTIVFNGKSSVGVFAENAAVKFKDNLTFKNNNENKNIYIYGKGTTVGIEAGKVVTVDGGTLTTTGNKTVGIYLQNEGTGSTFTSNTTGQLNVVNGAIGIYSKGNNTLNVNANVTAAGEKTTGVFIEDGSTIAGTVTIVGASGVGAVGVYGSGGAVTIGAGELALNTNTDEGTGMYLTDGAYASGGKITVNNTAAAENIGVYYSKGTALKTITNESEIELAGNKSIGIYAADGINLVNTKNITSTGLNNNIASYVGENSALTSNGDITMTGTDNIGIYTGKGSGVNNGTINLIGATGISSAGMVAKTDTASDTASVENKNTITVGNNLGMYIKGDGASSGKNTGSIVATGGTGVYVDGGGNSFDGTGGSITSNAVGIYLKDTDAYKITAGTLNIGSGGVGVFGENAKIDFAVNVVGTGAVGVAAKRGTVISGNITTGQGSVGAYVLDNTVSFNGVDITTGTNSTNSSIGILLNSAVGTYTMSNVTVSAQDGVGIYLDGTTPGINLTHNGTINTTGGIGIYVDAGTTLTTGISEFNINGGTGVYIDGGTANLGTTGNLTFNFLVGGIGIYNNGGTLNLGNNTTATGPGSVAATVNGDLNSSGNLNISSGGTGFLGIYDNGTTTAKSISNTGNITAVSGGIGLAAIKGTSDPTGAITINNGGTIIVSGKASVSPFAPSIGIYTDIANVVNTGNISVGSSGIGIYSNYNGVLTSVQNDNMKITGTDGIGVYLKGATSGIVSNNITSTGGKGNTGLVLDGVNSVNINAGSITLGDESVGILTTNGTASLIDGIISIGTSSDTKSAIGIVVNAGSNVTVAGTATITTGNRGIGVYSDGAGTTVTVANAGNISVGTDGIYMYSKGAALTFTGDITADNQIGIVADSGSVTANGSSTITVKNGGIGAYIKNAAPSFTGLSIVVQAGISETSSNQAKYSVGVYYEAAGNIGTLPTVTQTGSYTIGTVLNKSTGTTATGINIGTSESNQVGVMVKGGSTLNVTSGGIAVGNGDSNIGIYGENSTINVTGNILVGAASSLKNSSIGVSLKGGSHTGTTGNLLVGSNSIGIYGTTMTENISQNGTTMTVGDNGVGIYGSGTGNINLNMATIGLGNNNSVGIYAKGMNASITGDIGVGTNTSIGIVSEGNGNVTYTGDMTIADKGTNKGDTGSVGIYKLNGTGTITTTSMNNWTVGNNGYGIFVKQEKEQIATINNGADMNLGTAAVGIYSSGANIINNTGNITVGATDVKGDHDKVENHLNSIGMYATAGTTVNNTGNITVNYDHSVGMYGEGTETKIKNTGTISVDGGGVGILVRDGAVAVNAVGGNIILGSTLTPDPCTATTVGMAAYSGARIENAGTITVNEGIGMLIGQGATFANSGTIYLKNGIGIEGPGAVNNYGNIIIISGGSGTPGANVGLSNAEVGSVKIESNGTITINDKYVSIGGTLSTAGNIVVNGALVDVTTGTPLFNANSVSGEVRILPNFATTGNGISYEIEGFVNTAMGTITGNKLTPVTSPLFIAKVTDNGNLVIAKRPYADITVGEQFDALDKGLDNILKNSGGVGKDADILKGLNKYLEGLPSDQFEREASLKLAETRGDIYATIQGRMQDINRAFDNSFYELESSYNLTKDSSKYSVIYTDGNYKDSTLGIDDYDYKVMGLLYMKEKEGTEYGSKYGYTLGFTGSKFDFDDGGSKEDVYSLRVGTHRVKNLSEEHKVSWLSRIELGYNRHIAKRKLNLQETYENKGEYNTYSVALDNRLTKVIYTDLSRQLDVYADLDLEYGKVDDFKESAGSKGGLEVQIKDNDYLSTQVGAGVKASQRIYAGNDISVKVTADVKYAYEFGDNYDGNKARLKNGEEGYYSLITPEEREGKLTGKAGLTVEKANYMGVTFEVEAADEGSRKGSSIKYGMRFNYKF, translated from the coding sequence ATGAGAAAAAATGATATTGAAAAATCTTTAAAAAGATTTTTAAAAAGAAAAGTTAGTTATTCTCTTTCACTTTTGATAGCCTTCATGATAACAGGAGGAATATCTTTTGGTGAAGGAATAACAGCAGAGGAGATACAGGAAACTAGAGGAGATCTTTTAACTAGAATACAAACAGAGCGTGAAGAAATAAAAAGAAAAATAGCAGAAAATGAAAGACTTATAAAAGAATATAATTCAGACTTTGTAGAACTTGTAAGAAAGGGAGATTTTTATTCTAAACCTCTAATTCCAAGTACACAAGTTTTTTTTAGTTATCAATATTTAGATAATGGAAAAATGAAAGATAGAACAGAGAAAGAATTTAAAGAAACTATAGATGCTGTTAATAAACATTATGGAATAACAAGTGGAGAAAGTTTATTAAAATCTACAGGAAATGTTGGAAAAGATAAAGTGATGGCTGGAAATGGGGTAGTAGTTGATAATGAAGTATTTAGAGAAACAATAGAAGTTGGAGCTAATATTAAACCTGTTGAACCTGAACTTCCTTCAATTAATCCAAATGTATCAGTAAATGTGTCAGCACCAGTGGTAAGTCTTGGAGCATTACCTGGAACAGTAAGTCCTACAATGCCGTCAATATCAACAGTAACAGCACCAGTGGTAGCACCACCAACAGCACCAGGAAATTTAAGTGTAAATGTATCAACTCCATTAGCAGTTGATAAAATAACAGTAACACCACCATCAATACCAACAATAGCAGCACCTGCAGAAAAAAGGATAGAAGTAAATACACCAACAGCACCAGGAGGATTTGAACCAACTACAGTAACAGCACCAACAGCACCAGAAACTCCAACTGTAATAATACCTGATATACCTGATATGATAATAGGTTCTAGTACAACAGGAACTGGAGATAATGCTTGGTACTGGAAATCTGATGGAGATCTAGGGCCAATCAATCAAATTAACTTAACAGGAGGAACTTTCTCTGCAAGGAGTGCTTCATCTATAGATAATATTTATATTACTAACTATGCAGGAACAACAACTACTACTAATGGAACAACAAATTATACTTCAGATGCTGGAGATACAAGAGATGTGGTAAATGGAACAGCAACTTCAAGTGTAGGATTTTATAAGTGGTGTGGTGCACCTATTATAAGAATGGGAAGTGCAGTTACTATAAACTGGGAAGGAGCTGGCTCAAACAGAAGGGCCTTATTAAAAAATGATGTTCATGGAGATAATGCTACAGCATTAAATACTCTAAAAAACGGAAGTTCAGCTCAAACAATAACAACTGCTGAATATAACTATATTGCAAGTAATATTTATCCATATCATAACCATACTAATGCTGGAAATACTGATGGTAATGGTTCGCTTACAGCAACTAAAATTATGTATGGAGCTAACTATGGAACATGGAACTTATCAGGAGATTATATCAATGGTTATGAAGCTGATGGACATGCTGATTCTTCTAATAACCGTGCTACTGTTTTTCAGAATTATGGAACAATTCAAACATTAGCAAATAGTTCAAGAATTGCTTTGCTAGCCTATGGAAGTGAGAATAGTGGCTATCGTACTTTTACAAGTGTAAACTCAGGAACTATGATAATTAATGGAAAGACAAGTGCTATATTTGCTCCTAATAGATCAGGAACAAATCATGAAATAAATTTTTTGAATTATGGAAAATTAGTAATTAATGGAGGAAATAATGTAGGATTATACATTAATGGATCTTCAGATGGTGGATCAACTTTATTTATGGATAAACCTTTAGAAATATATGGTGATAATAATATAGGAGCTTATTTTCTTACAAGTGGTTTTAACCTTAATGGAACTAATAGTGAGCTGAAAATAAATATTGGAGTAAGCGATACAAATGTTACTAATATTGGTCAAAGTACAATAGGAACAGGAAATAACACTATATTAGGACAAGTTTCTGCTTTAATAGAGGGAAATGTTGGTATTTCTTCTAAATTTGCAAAAGCATTAAAAAACCATGAGATAAAAATAGGAACAGAAACTAAATCTAATATTGGATTTTATGGTGGACATACAACTGGAATTTTTTCTCTTGGAACAGGAAATATTACAATCTATGGTGGAAAGAGTAATATAGGAATATATACTGATAAGGGAGACATAACATCATCTGGAGATATAACATTGTCAGGTGGTATAGGAAATATGGCTGTTTATTCTACAGCAGCTGGAAAAACTGTTCAAGTAAATAAAATAAATACTGCAGATATAGAAGATTCAGTAGTTGTTTATGGGGAAAATGGAGCTAAAATTATAGCAAAGGAATTAAATGTAGTTTCAAAGATAGGAGATAATCCTACAGCTGCAGATAAGAACGATACAGGAGCTGCCTTTGCAAAAGGAGCAGGAACAACTATCACAATAACTAGAGTATCACCTGCTATTGAAGCCAATATAAATATAACTGGGGCAAAGTTAACTGATGCAGACAGATATGTTGGATTTGGATTAATGGCAGCAGAAGGTGGAGTTATTAATGCTAAAAATAACTATATAAAAGTAACTGATGGTTCAACAGCAGCAGCCTCTATAGGAACAAACTCTAATATAGATTTATCAGGAGGGACAGTAGAATTCAATGGTTCAGGATATGCTGTTTATTCAGATGGAGTAGGAAAAATAAATTTAAGTAATTCTAATATTATTCTAAAAGGAAAATCTACAGCATTTGATCTTACCCTTGGAGCAACCTCTCCAATCACATTAGATTCAAATTCAAGAATACATGTAGAATCTAATGATGTTGTTGTATTTAATTTAAAAAATGCAACAGGATTAAATACAAATAATTTGGAGGCTAGTATAACCACAGCTCTTGGATCAGCTTTGGGAGGAACAAGTCTTTCATCTCTTATAGTTGCAGGAGAGGGAATTGATAAATATAAAACTGCAGCTGTTGATGGTGGAACAATTATTATTGGAAATTTAGATAAAACTGGAATAGGGGCAGCTGGTGAAACTCAAGAACAGAAAGATGGGAATTTCTACTATAATAGATTCTTGGGGCAAAGACTTGTAGCCACAGCTACAAACAGTACTGTTTCTGCAGTTCTTAATAATACTCAGGCTTCTAAATTTAATAATCAAGTAGTTGGATTAGAAATGAATTCAAGTAAATTAGCTGCTTCTAATGCAGAAGCAGGAATAAATTTAGTTAATTCAACTATTATAGCTGATAGAGATGGAGCAGGTGCAGGAGCAATAGGAGCTTTTATAAACTATGGAGTTGTAAATATAGATGGAACTAGCTTGATAAAAGTTGAAAAAGAAAATAATACAGTAAATGATAAGGCAGTAGGTATTTATGCAGTAAATGGAAGCAAAGTTTCCAATAATGGGGATATTGAAGTAGGAGGAAAAGAATCTATTGGAATTCTTGGAATGGCATATAGAGAAACTGTTGATGGAACAGTAGTAGTAGCTGAATATGGCTCATCAGCACAAGATCAGGGGAAAATTGATATAACTAATAGTAAAAATATAACACTTGATGGAGAGGGAAGTATTGGTATATATGCATATAATAATAATCCTTCTGGAACAAATGCAGATGCAAATGTAAGCAATACAGCAAATATAACAGTTGGAAATTCAGGAGATTCTGCAGCTATAGGTATATATGGAAAAAAAGCTAAAATTTCAAATACTGGTAATATAACAGTAGGAAATGGTGGAGTAGCTATATATGCAACTAAAAAAAGTGAAATAACAAATCTTGGGACTTTAAATCTTAGTTCAAATGGAATAGGAGTTATAATTGATGGAACATCAACTATTGCAACTACAGTTACTAATATTGTTTTAAACAGTGTTGGAGAAGCAGATACTAGTGGGAAAACTGGTATCTTCTATAAAGGGGATTCAGGGACAGAAAGTAAAACTATAGGTGTAGCAGTAAATGCTTCGGCTCTTGATAAAGGAACTGCTATATATGTTGAAAATATGAATGTCACTTCTTCTGGAACTTTAAATGTAGGTAAAGAAGGGGTAGGTATTTTTGTAAAAGGAAATTCAACTCAGACAGGTACAAATACAGGAAATATTGATCTTACATCTGGAAAAACAGGTGCAGTAGGTATGTATACAAAAACTGCCAATATTCTTAATGGTACAGGTGGGGTTATAAATGTAAACGATGTTTCTCAAATAGGGATGTATGCAGAAGGAGCAGGTAGTAAAGCAACAAATAAAGGAAAAATAAATCTAAATGTAGATAAAACAATAGGTATCTATGTAAAATCAGGTGCTGTTACAGAGCTTGATGTAGGAAATACTATAGTATTTAATGGAAAATCAAGTGTAGGAGTTTTTGCTGAAAATGCAGCAGTAAAGTTTAAAGATAATTTGACTTTTAAAAATAATAATGAAAATAAAAATATCTATATTTATGGTAAAGGTACAACAGTTGGAATAGAAGCAGGTAAAGTAGTAACAGTAGATGGTGGAACTTTAACAACAACAGGAAATAAGACTGTAGGAATTTATCTTCAAAATGAAGGTACTGGAAGTACATTTACAAGTAATACAACAGGGCAATTAAATGTTGTAAATGGAGCAATAGGTATTTACTCAAAGGGGAATAATACTTTAAATGTAAATGCAAATGTAACAGCAGCAGGAGAAAAAACTACAGGAGTGTTTATTGAAGATGGATCAACTATAGCGGGAACTGTAACTATCGTAGGGGCATCAGGAGTAGGAGCAGTAGGAGTATATGGAAGCGGAGGAGCTGTAACAATAGGTGCAGGAGAACTAGCTCTTAATACAAATACAGATGAAGGAACAGGAATGTATCTTACTGATGGAGCTTATGCATCAGGAGGAAAAATCACTGTAAATAATACAGCAGCAGCTGAGAACATAGGAGTATACTACAGTAAGGGAACAGCTTTAAAAACTATAACAAATGAATCTGAAATTGAGCTTGCAGGAAATAAAAGTATAGGAATATATGCAGCAGATGGAATAAATCTTGTAAATACTAAAAATATAACATCTACAGGATTAAATAATAATATAGCTTCATATGTAGGAGAAAACTCAGCACTGACTTCAAATGGAGACATAACTATGACAGGAACAGACAACATAGGTATATATACAGGAAAAGGAAGTGGAGTAAATAATGGAACTATTAATTTAATTGGGGCTACAGGAATATCATCAGCAGGAATGGTAGCTAAAACTGATACAGCATCAGATACAGCTTCTGTAGAAAATAAGAATACAATAACTGTAGGAAATAATCTTGGAATGTATATAAAAGGTGATGGAGCAAGTTCAGGAAAAAATACAGGAAGTATAGTTGCTACAGGAGGAACAGGAGTATATGTAGATGGTGGAGGAAACAGCTTTGATGGAACAGGAGGAAGTATCACATCAAATGCAGTAGGAATCTATCTAAAAGATACAGATGCTTATAAAATTACTGCTGGAACTTTGAATATAGGTTCAGGAGGAGTAGGAGTATTTGGAGAGAATGCTAAGATAGACTTTGCAGTAAATGTTGTAGGAACAGGAGCAGTAGGAGTTGCAGCTAAAAGAGGAACAGTAATATCAGGAAATATAACAACAGGACAGGGTTCTGTAGGGGCATATGTATTAGATAATACAGTATCATTTAATGGTGTTGATATAACAACAGGTACAAATTCAACAAATAGTTCAATTGGAATTCTTTTAAACAGTGCAGTAGGGACATATACAATGAGTAATGTAACTGTAAGTGCTCAAGATGGAGTAGGAATTTATTTAGATGGAACTACCCCAGGAATAAATCTTACTCATAATGGAACTATAAATACAACAGGTGGAATAGGAATCTATGTAGATGCTGGAACTACTCTTACAACTGGAATAAGTGAATTCAATATAAATGGGGGAACAGGAGTATATATAGATGGAGGAACTGCTAACCTTGGAACAACAGGAAACCTTACATTCAATTTCCTTGTAGGTGGAATAGGAATTTATAACAATGGAGGAACTCTTAATCTTGGAAATAATACAACTGCAACAGGTCCAGGTTCTGTTGCAGCAACAGTAAATGGAGACTTAAATTCATCTGGAAATTTAAATATAAGTTCAGGCGGAACAGGATTTCTTGGAATATATGATAATGGAACTACAACAGCTAAGAGTATAAGCAATACTGGAAATATTACAGCTGTATCAGGCGGAATAGGACTGGCAGCTATAAAAGGAACAAGTGATCCAACAGGCGCAATTACAATAAATAATGGAGGAACTATTATTGTTAGTGGAAAAGCAAGCGTATCTCCTTTTGCTCCTTCTATTGGAATATATACAGATATAGCTAATGTAGTAAATACTGGAAATATCAGTGTAGGAAGTAGTGGAATAGGAATTTATTCTAATTATAATGGAGTTCTTACATCAGTCCAAAATGATAATATGAAAATAACAGGAACAGATGGAATAGGAGTATATCTAAAAGGTGCAACAAGTGGAATTGTATCAAATAACATAACTTCAACAGGAGGAAAAGGAAACACAGGATTGGTTCTTGATGGAGTTAATTCAGTAAATATAAATGCAGGAAGTATTACTCTAGGAGATGAAAGTGTAGGAATATTAACAACAAATGGAACAGCTTCTCTAATAGATGGAATTATTTCAATTGGAACTTCAAGTGATACTAAGAGTGCAATTGGAATAGTTGTGAATGCAGGTTCTAATGTAACTGTTGCAGGAACAGCAACTATTACAACTGGAAATAGAGGAATAGGAGTATATTCTGATGGAGCTGGAACAACAGTTACAGTTGCAAATGCAGGAAATATTTCAGTAGGAACAGATGGAATATATATGTACTCTAAAGGAGCTGCTTTGACTTTCACAGGAGATATTACAGCAGATAATCAAATAGGAATAGTAGCAGATAGTGGAAGTGTGACTGCTAATGGAAGTTCAACTATAACAGTTAAGAATGGCGGAATAGGAGCATATATAAAAAATGCAGCACCATCATTTACAGGTTTAAGTATTGTAGTTCAAGCTGGTATTTCTGAAACAAGCTCTAATCAAGCAAAATATTCTGTGGGAGTCTATTATGAGGCTGCAGGAAATATAGGAACACTGCCAACAGTAACACAAACAGGAAGCTATACAATAGGAACAGTATTAAATAAATCAACAGGAACTACAGCTACTGGAATTAATATTGGAACTTCTGAAAGTAATCAGGTAGGAGTAATGGTAAAAGGAGGTTCTACTCTTAATGTAACATCAGGAGGAATTGCAGTAGGAAATGGAGACAGCAATATTGGTATATATGGAGAAAACAGCACAATTAATGTAACTGGAAATATACTAGTTGGCGCAGCTAGTTCACTTAAAAATTCATCAATAGGAGTTTCTTTAAAAGGAGGTTCACATACAGGAACTACAGGAAATCTTTTAGTAGGAAGTAACAGTATAGGAATCTATGGAACAACTATGACTGAAAATATTAGTCAAAATGGAACAACTATGACTGTAGGAGATAATGGAGTAGGTATCTATGGTTCTGGAACTGGGAATATCAACCTAAATATGGCAACAATAGGTCTTGGGAATAACAATTCTGTAGGAATATACGCTAAAGGAATGAATGCGTCAATAACAGGAGACATAGGAGTTGGCACAAATACAAGTATAGGAATAGTAAGTGAAGGAAATGGAAATGTAACATATACAGGGGATATGACTATTGCAGACAAAGGAACTAACAAAGGAGATACAGGCTCAGTAGGAATCTATAAACTGAATGGGACAGGAACTATAACAACTACATCAATGAATAACTGGACTGTAGGAAATAATGGGTATGGAATCTTTGTGAAGCAAGAAAAAGAACAAATAGCAACAATCAATAATGGTGCTGATATGAATCTGGGAACAGCAGCAGTAGGAATTTATTCAAGTGGAGCAAACATAATAAATAATACAGGAAATATAACAGTAGGAGCTACAGATGTAAAAGGTGATCATGATAAGGTAGAAAATCATCTTAACTCAATAGGAATGTATGCAACAGCTGGAACTACTGTAAATAATACAGGAAATATAACTGTAAATTATGACCACTCAGTAGGAATGTATGGAGAAGGAACTGAAACAAAGATTAAAAATACTGGAACTATCAGTGTTGATGGTGGAGGGGTAGGAATCCTTGTAAGAGATGGAGCAGTAGCTGTAAATGCTGTTGGAGGAAATATCATATTAGGAAGTACATTAACCCCAGATCCTTGTACAGCAACAACAGTAGGAATGGCAGCATATTCAGGGGCTAGAATAGAGAATGCAGGAACAATAACTGTTAATGAAGGTATTGGAATGCTCATAGGACAAGGAGCAACATTTGCTAATAGTGGAACTATTTATTTAAAAAATGGAATAGGAATAGAAGGACCAGGAGCAGTAAATAACTATGGAAATATAATTATTATTTCAGGAGGAAGTGGAACTCCAGGAGCAAATGTAGGTTTATCTAATGCTGAAGTAGGAAGTGTAAAAATTGAATCAAATGGAACAATAACAATTAATGATAAATATGTATCTATTGGAGGAACACTTTCAACAGCAGGTAATATAGTAGTAAATGGAGCACTTGTAGATGTAACAACAGGAACACCTTTGTTTAATGCAAACAGTGTAAGTGGAGAGGTAAGAATTCTTCCTAACTTTGCAACAACAGGAAATGGAATTTCATATGAGATAGAAGGTTTTGTTAATACTGCAATGGGAACAATAACAGGAAATAAATTGACTCCTGTAACCTCTCCTCTATTTATTGCAAAAGTAACAGATAATGGAAACCTTGTTATAGCTAAAAGACCATATGCAGATATTACAGTAGGAGAACAATTTGATGCATTGGATAAAGGATTGGATAATATTCTGAAAAATAGTGGGGGAGTAGGAAAAGATGCTGATATCTTAAAAGGATTGAATAAGTACTTGGAAGGGCTGCCATCAGATCAGTTTGAAAGAGAAGCATCATTAAAACTAGCTGAAACAAGAGGAGATATTTATGCAACTATTCAAGGAAGAATGCAGGATATCAACAGAGCTTTTGATAATTCATTCTATGAACTTGAATCTTCATATAATCTGACTAAAGACAGCAGCAAATACAGTGTTATCTATACTGATGGAAACTATAAAGATTCTACATTAGGAATAGATGACTATGATTACAAAGTAATGGGGCTTCTTTATATGAAAGAAAAAGAAGGAACAGAATATGGAAGCAAGTATGGATATACATTAGGATTTACTGGATCAAAATTTGATTTTGATGATGGTGGATCAAAAGAAGATGTATACTCATTGAGAGTAGGAACACATAGAGTTAAAAATCTAAGTGAAGAGCATAAAGTATCATGGCTGTCAAGAATAGAACTTGGATATAACAGACATATTGCTAAGAGAAAGCTTAATCTTCAAGAAACTTATGAGAATAAGGGAGAGTACAATACTTACTCTGTAGCACTTGATAACAGACTTACAAAAGTAATCTATACAGACTTGTCTAGACAGTTGGATGTATATGCTGATTTAGATTTAGAATATGGAAAAGTAGATGACTTTAAAGAAAGCGCTGGAAGTAAAGGTGGACTTGAAGTACAGATTAAAGATAATGACTACTTAAGTACACAGGTAGGAGCAGGAGTGAAAGCATCTCAAAGAATCTATGCAGGAAATGATATATCAGTAAAAGTAACAGCAGATGTAAAATATGCATATGAATTTGGAGATAACTATGATGGTAATAAAGCAAGACTTAAAAATGGAGAAGAGGGATATTACAGCTTGATAACTCCAGAAGAGAGGGAAGGAAAATTAACAGGAAAAGCCGGACTTACAGTAGAAAAAGCTAACTACATGGGAGTAACATTTGAAGTGGAAGCAGCAGATGAGGGAAGTAGAAAAGGTTCATCAATTAAATATGGAATGAGATTCAATTATAAATTTTAA